The genomic stretch TTGCAGAAGGTTCCACAAGAGGAATTTGTCAAACTCTCTAGCTAACCCTAGCCAACACTAGGGTAGTGTGGGGTATGTTTGAAATTCATTTTTTATCAACTATAAGTTATTTTGTCTTACAATAAAATATTAATCTTCCCTAATATTGAAAGACATAATTGGCTTTTATTCTTAATTAATTATAAAATTATTTTTCTATCATACTATATTTATTCAATTATTTGCGCTTGGGACACTCTCTAGACAAGGTAATTTACTTACATGACGGGGCAACAGCATATAACGCCTTCTCGTGGTTCAACATAGAACACAAAAGAGTAACATTTAATGAGAGGGATTACGCAGAACAAGGCTTCAGAACCCTAAAACACAGAATTGCACCAATGGACTTCCACTTCCCTTGGAACACAAACAAGTTGATGAGGTGGTTGTCCACACTCTTCTTTGCCTTCAACACACTTTACGTCCCGACGTATTTATTAGACAAGGGGGTGATAATAAATGTAAATATTACAAATGAGTGAAATTGTTGTCCACACTCATTTAATAAATTTATATGCTAATGACGACATAATGAAGTCTTTCCAATTATCGGTTACTGTCTTTATAATCTCACTCTCAATAAGGAATTCTAGGAAAAAAAGAAATCGTAGCATGCTGATAATCTATTGAAAAAAGTTACTGGCTATCACTTAATGACATATTGAGAAAAACTGAAGTGATCCACAAAGCAGAATTTATCATAAAATTAAAGTAGTGCTACCTCTAAACATTTTTAACCTTATATGTAAAATAACTTTAATGATATTCACTTATGGAAAAACCAAGATAATCATTCCTCCAGGCTATGAATACGTTTACTACGCATTGCAGGTGAGTGGGATTTTTTAAAGGTAAAGAAAGACGACGTAGTCTTAGATGCTGGAGCGTTTGTTGGTGATTTTGCAGTTAAAGTTGCTAGAAAAGCTAAGGAAGTAGTTGCAGTAGAACCGTTACCCTGGGCCTTTCAGTTATTAAAGAAAAACGTAGAAATGAACGGGTTAAAGAATATCGTGTTGATAAACAAAGCCTTGTATAATGTGGAGGGAATGAAAGTGAAGATAATTGATGAGGGAACTGGGTCTAAGATAGGTGAAGAGGGGATTGAAGTAGAGACTACTTTTTACATTTACAATAAAAGTATTTTTCTTAATTCTAGCTTTTGGTTATCTAATCTAGAAATTGTATTATATCCTATTTTTTCATATTTTGAGAACAAGTCATTATTATTTACAAGTTTTCTATATATCTCAATGAATTTCTTCTTAATTATACTACCTTCAAGTACTGCAGTTAGCGTCTCTTTTCTCCTATTGTGAGCAATATCAAATCCTAAACTGATCTTATCTACCTTTCCCATAACTATTAAATCCTCTTCTAAGATGATGTCTATTATCTCATCCGGTATCAAAATCGGGGACACTACAAGATAATAATCGCCAGCCAACTCATTAGCTACTACATTATCCACGTCTTCTACCTCTAGCTTAACAATCCTTCCTTCCCCACCTAAATTACCTATCTCCTCTAATTTCTGATTGTTCTGATCATGTGTTGTATTATCTGAACCTCCGTTATTGTCGGTCTTTTTCAAACTCAAGTTGCCCTCTACGAATATTACATAGTTTATCTCCTTCTTAAAGGACACGTATCTTGCAGTATATAAATAATGCTCCTTAACCGTCTTCTTTTGCCTATCTAAACCTATTCCAATTCTATCTTGAAGGTTAATTAATTCGAAAAGCTTATTCTTCTCTCTATAGAAAAT from Sulfolobus sp. S-194 encodes the following:
- the cmr3 gene encoding type III-B CRISPR module-associated protein Cmr3: MKKIKIRPLEPLMLRTQGEFEPLITGSHTSAQSLIIPRPSTIAGLLGYLSFKGNGNVDWLDNLLHQLGDVKIYETLIESGNENYLYPLRMGNLFALVNKETLCNLPKIFESMDENYEKWEKEIYDIFYREKNKLFELINLQDRIGIGLDRQKKTVKEHYLYTARYVSFKKEINYVIFVEGNLSLKKTDNNGGSDNTTHDQNNQKLEEIGNLGGEGRIVKLEVEDVDNVVANELAGDYYLVVSPILIPDEIIDIILEEDLIVMGKVDKISLGFDIAHNRRKETLTAVLEGSIIKKKFIEIYRKLVNNNDLFSKYEKIGYNTISRLDNQKLELRKILLL